A window from Chlamydia gallinacea 08-1274/3 encodes these proteins:
- a CDS encoding tetratricopeptide repeat protein: protein MWPVILWTLVASLTIALMFRIYCRVVHFRNYAAQVIRDVRLSMELKEWSAAEKKLLPLLKKRSYRRQCLFDYMRILRALQRFDEAEICLAEAKKLHLYGPRFFLEIAYKAYRHGAYKESCQAFSLITNELFEEQDAAKYASALMHLGHLNAACGVIEPWISPLSCQETYITVGDIYFVSKRYSDAIEFYNRAYALGPCPLEVVYNLAHSARICGDYVEAGKLFRKLLSETSYREEALFNIGLCEQKQGRSRKALLIYQSSDLWSRGDALLMKHAALAAMDQRDYHLAEHCWSLAFQCCTYAEDWQCGLSYGFSLCCLKKYADAEKVYLKVIQRFPDCPTACKALAWLSGVGYASIVTASAGVEYAKKALQAQHSSEVLELLSACEARTGNFDAAYEIQSFLAGQDISLIQKKRRAQIMRNLRQKLPLDHQHVVEMDTLLAA from the coding sequence ATGTGGCCAGTCATTTTATGGACTTTAGTTGCAAGTTTAACAATAGCTCTGATGTTTAGGATCTATTGTCGCGTTGTCCATTTCCGTAATTATGCGGCTCAGGTTATTCGAGACGTCCGTTTAAGCATGGAACTCAAAGAATGGTCTGCCGCTGAGAAAAAGCTCCTTCCTCTATTAAAAAAACGTTCTTACCGTCGTCAGTGTTTATTTGATTACATGCGCATTCTACGAGCGCTTCAACGCTTTGACGAGGCTGAAATATGCTTAGCTGAAGCCAAGAAACTCCATTTATATGGACCTCGATTTTTTTTAGAAATTGCTTATAAAGCGTATCGTCATGGAGCTTATAAGGAATCTTGTCAGGCTTTTTCTTTAATTACTAATGAGCTTTTTGAAGAGCAAGATGCAGCAAAGTATGCTTCGGCTTTGATGCATTTAGGGCATTTAAATGCGGCTTGTGGTGTTATAGAGCCATGGATTTCGCCTCTTTCCTGCCAGGAAACTTACATTACTGTTGGAGATATTTATTTCGTATCAAAACGCTATTCAGATGCTATAGAATTTTATAATCGTGCTTATGCTCTTGGTCCCTGTCCACTAGAAGTTGTTTATAATTTAGCGCATTCAGCACGAATTTGTGGTGACTATGTTGAAGCGGGAAAGTTATTTCGTAAGTTATTGAGTGAAACTAGCTATAGGGAAGAAGCTTTATTTAATATAGGCTTATGCGAACAAAAACAAGGAAGGTCACGAAAAGCATTATTAATATACCAAAGTAGTGATCTATGGTCTCGAGGAGATGCTTTATTAATGAAACATGCAGCGTTAGCAGCCATGGACCAACGGGATTATCACTTAGCCGAACATTGCTGGAGTTTAGCATTTCAATGTTGTACTTATGCTGAGGATTGGCAATGCGGGTTGAGCTATGGGTTTAGTCTATGTTGTTTAAAAAAATATGCTGATGCTGAAAAGGTGTATCTTAAAGTAATTCAAAGATTTCCTGATTGCCCCACAGCTTGCAAAGCGTTGGCTTGGTTGTCGGGAGTGGGCTATGCTTCTATTGTGACTGCTTCTGCTGGCGTAGAATATGCTAAAAAAGCTTTGCAAGCACAGCATTCTTCAGAAGTGTTGGAGTTATTAAGTGCCTGTGAAGCTCGTACAGGAAATTTTGATGCTGCTTATGAAATTCAGTCTTTTTTAGCAGGGCAAGATATTTCTTTAATTCAGAAAAAGCGGCGCGCACAAATTATGCGAAATTTACGTCAAAAGCTTCCTCTGGATCATCAGCATGTAGTAGAAATGGATACGCTGCTTGCAGCTTAA
- a CDS encoding phosphatidylserine decarboxylase: protein MKKPQYIDRLTNRKVIEPVCYEKTMSLLYNSKIGRWISRLLSRSPIFTRIYGWMQKQPWTRRKIVRFVNKHNICTEELKKPLSEYSSFNDFFTRELRPTARSIAPGKDVCIMPSDGFYLVYPNVAEFGEFVVKSKRFSLPKLLRDDALVKKYDAGSMVFSRLALFNYHRFHFPADCIPGKARCINGYLFSVHPIAMKDNFIFFCENKRMITELRTELFGDVLYLEVGALSVGSIVQTFIPGKQYFKGDEKGFFEFGGSTIILLFQPNKIRFEADLLKNSRMGLETRCLMGQALGHALRE from the coding sequence GTGAAGAAGCCGCAATATATTGATCGGTTAACAAATCGTAAGGTTATTGAGCCTGTCTGTTACGAAAAAACTATGTCTTTGCTCTATAACTCTAAAATAGGAAGATGGATATCTCGTTTGTTATCTCGATCTCCTATTTTCACGCGTATCTATGGCTGGATGCAAAAACAACCATGGACACGTAGAAAAATTGTACGTTTTGTAAACAAGCACAATATTTGTACGGAGGAATTAAAAAAGCCTCTTTCTGAATACTCATCGTTTAATGATTTTTTTACAAGAGAGCTACGGCCTACAGCGCGTTCCATAGCTCCGGGAAAAGATGTTTGCATTATGCCTTCGGACGGCTTTTATCTTGTTTATCCTAATGTTGCCGAGTTTGGTGAATTTGTTGTTAAGTCAAAACGTTTTTCTCTTCCTAAGCTTTTAAGGGACGATGCCCTGGTTAAAAAGTATGACGCAGGGAGTATGGTGTTTTCTCGGTTGGCTCTTTTTAATTACCATCGTTTTCATTTTCCTGCAGATTGTATCCCGGGGAAGGCACGCTGCATTAATGGGTATTTATTTTCTGTCCATCCCATTGCTATGAAAGATAATTTTATTTTCTTCTGTGAAAATAAACGCATGATTACAGAATTGCGGACGGAGTTATTTGGAGATGTGTTGTACTTAGAGGTAGGGGCATTGAGCGTTGGCTCTATTGTACAAACATTTATACCAGGAAAACAATATTTTAAAGGTGATGAAAAGGGTTTTTTTGAATTTGGGGGATCCACAATTATTTTATTGTTTCAGCCCAATAAGATCCGGTTTGAAGCTGATTTATTAAAAAACTCTCGCATGGGATTAGAAACTCGTTGCTTGATGGGGCAGGCTTTGGGGCATGCTTTGAGAGAATAA
- the mnmE gene encoding tRNA uridine-5-carboxymethylaminomethyl(34) synthesis GTPase MnmE, producing the protein MIKHDTIVAIATPPGEGSIAIVRMSGPEAILLADRIFSGPVTTFASHTAHVGTITHNQQLIDQVLLLIMRSPRSFTGEDVIELQCHGGYFACSQILEALIYLGARLALPGEFSQRAFLNGKIDLIQAEAIQNMISADNLDAFRIAQNHFQGNLSKQIHRISSLLIEALAFIEVAADFPEEEQPDLANASQRLAEAHTIASNLLSSFDEGQRLAQGTSIVLAGHPNVGKSSLLNVLANKNRAIVTNIPGTTRDILEENWTLQGKRIRLIDSAGQRTTNNPIEQEGIKRAIQAMQHAEGILWVMDATQPPPTLPDILFQKPSLLVWNKSDLASPPTLSTSLPQLAISTKTGEGIHSLKEWLTQWMQQQTLGKSEKIFLVSSRHHTILQKVQSHLLAAQDNLSKQLPLEIVALELRQSLEVIGNLSGSEINESVLGEIFSRFCIGK; encoded by the coding sequence ATGATTAAACACGATACTATTGTTGCTATTGCCACTCCCCCAGGGGAGGGAAGCATTGCCATTGTTCGCATGTCAGGCCCCGAGGCAATCCTTCTTGCTGATCGTATATTCTCAGGACCTGTTACAACCTTCGCCTCTCATACAGCACATGTAGGAACAATCACCCATAATCAACAGCTCATTGATCAAGTATTGCTGCTCATTATGCGATCTCCTCGTTCCTTTACAGGAGAAGATGTAATTGAACTCCAATGCCATGGAGGCTATTTTGCATGTTCTCAAATTCTTGAAGCTTTAATTTACTTAGGAGCTCGTCTCGCTTTACCCGGCGAATTTTCACAAAGAGCGTTTTTAAACGGAAAAATTGATCTCATCCAAGCTGAAGCTATTCAAAATATGATCTCAGCCGATAATCTAGATGCCTTTCGTATTGCTCAAAATCATTTCCAAGGAAATCTTTCAAAACAAATACATCGCATTTCGTCTTTGCTTATTGAAGCACTTGCCTTTATCGAAGTTGCTGCCGATTTTCCTGAAGAAGAACAACCGGACCTAGCTAACGCCAGCCAGCGTTTAGCTGAAGCCCATACAATAGCCTCTAATTTACTGTCTAGTTTTGACGAAGGTCAACGCCTTGCACAAGGAACAAGTATAGTTTTAGCAGGACATCCAAATGTGGGTAAATCTTCTTTATTGAATGTTCTCGCTAATAAAAATCGTGCTATTGTTACAAACATTCCGGGTACAACAAGAGACATTCTAGAAGAAAATTGGACGTTACAAGGAAAGCGTATTCGTCTCATAGATTCTGCAGGTCAACGTACTACAAACAATCCTATTGAACAAGAAGGTATTAAACGAGCTATTCAAGCAATGCAACACGCTGAAGGGATTCTTTGGGTTATGGATGCTACCCAACCTCCCCCGACTCTGCCAGATATTTTATTTCAAAAACCTTCCCTTCTTGTGTGGAATAAATCCGATCTGGCTTCTCCCCCAACTCTGTCTACATCCCTACCTCAATTAGCTATCTCAACAAAAACAGGAGAAGGTATTCACTCGCTTAAAGAATGGTTAACACAATGGATGCAGCAACAGACTTTAGGGAAAAGCGAGAAAATTTTTTTGGTGTCTTCTCGTCACCACACAATACTTCAAAAAGTACAATCTCATCTATTAGCTGCTCAAGACAACCTCTCAAAACAATTGCCTCTTGAGATTGTAGCTTTAGAATTAAGGCAATCGTTAGAAGTCATTGGGAATCTTTCTGGATCAGAAATCAATGAATCTGTGTTAGGAGAAATTTTCAGTAGGTTTTGCATTGGGAAATAA
- a CDS encoding endonuclease III domain-containing protein: protein MGNNHIKKYILKTLDALFPNPQPSLIGWNTPFQLLIAIMLSGNSTDKAVNSVTPKLFAFAEDACALAQCSLEDIYSLIAPCGLGQKKALYVQHIAKILVEKYCGEPPASLELLMQLPGVGRKTASVFLSIMYNIPTFPVDTHILRLAHRWKISTKRSPIAAEKDLVRFFENANSPKLHLQLIHYARHYCPALHHKMSKCVICAYIRAQDNSGKLKGS from the coding sequence TTGGGAAATAATCACATTAAGAAATACATTTTAAAAACTTTAGATGCTCTATTCCCTAATCCTCAGCCCTCGTTAATTGGATGGAACACACCATTTCAATTGTTAATTGCCATCATGCTTTCCGGGAATTCCACAGATAAAGCCGTAAATAGCGTTACCCCTAAATTATTTGCTTTTGCTGAAGATGCCTGTGCTCTAGCCCAGTGTTCGTTAGAAGATATTTACTCATTAATTGCTCCCTGTGGTCTTGGGCAAAAAAAAGCTCTATATGTGCAGCATATAGCGAAAATTCTTGTTGAAAAATACTGTGGAGAACCTCCTGCTTCTTTAGAATTGCTAATGCAATTACCCGGAGTAGGGAGAAAAACTGCTTCCGTATTTTTGAGTATTATGTACAACATACCCACCTTTCCTGTGGATACGCATATTTTAAGATTAGCTCACCGGTGGAAAATTTCTACTAAACGTAGCCCCATAGCAGCAGAAAAAGACCTTGTACGCTTTTTTGAAAATGCTAATTCTCCTAAGCTTCATTTGCAGCTTATCCACTATGCGCGGCACTACTGTCCCGCTCTTCATCATAAGATGAGTAAATGTGTAATATGCGCTTATATTCGTGCTCAAGACAATTCTGGTAAGCTTAAAGGAAGCTAG
- the brnQ gene encoding branched-chain amino acid transport system II carrier protein, whose protein sequence is MIKRASNRRDPSAHKLSVWSIGGSIFAMFFGAGNIVFPLVLGCRYYTHPWIAGLGMMITAVCVPLLGLFSALLYSGDYRKLFSLIGKTPGAIFVVAILCLIGPFGGLPRSIAISHATLASLSDTKTALLPSLPIFSLGCCLLIYIFSCKLSKLIQWLGTVFFPMMLAILLWIIFKGLTIPAHPNLAPAFTKEQSWLAGVIEGFNTMDLLASFFFCSIALISIQQMLANSKDDEAPLDFQKINKKDKRTLILAFVLAAILLGCIYFGFTLCASRHAGVLAHVSKGQILGKISTIVLGKNSLLTGICVFIACLTTEIALVGIIADFLSRVISSKQMTYSNAVILTLIPSYFISILNFENISSLLLPLLQLSYPALIALTCGTIAYKLWNFRHVRALFYLTFAFTIISRLIG, encoded by the coding sequence ATGATTAAGCGCGCTTCTAATCGTAGGGATCCTTCTGCACACAAGTTGTCCGTATGGTCTATCGGAGGTTCTATCTTTGCTATGTTTTTTGGAGCTGGCAATATAGTGTTTCCCCTTGTTTTAGGTTGTCGTTATTACACTCATCCATGGATTGCTGGATTGGGAATGATGATTACTGCAGTATGCGTTCCTCTTTTGGGTTTATTTAGTGCGCTACTCTATTCAGGAGACTACCGAAAATTGTTTTCTTTGATCGGGAAGACTCCTGGTGCGATATTTGTTGTAGCTATTTTATGCCTTATAGGTCCTTTTGGAGGCTTACCAAGATCAATTGCTATATCCCATGCAACCCTAGCATCTCTATCTGATACTAAGACCGCTCTGTTGCCTAGCTTACCTATATTTAGCTTAGGATGCTGCTTATTAATTTATATTTTTTCCTGTAAGCTAAGTAAATTGATTCAATGGCTAGGAACAGTATTTTTCCCTATGATGTTGGCTATATTGCTTTGGATCATTTTTAAAGGATTAACTATCCCAGCGCACCCCAATTTAGCTCCCGCATTCACTAAAGAACAATCATGGCTGGCAGGAGTTATTGAAGGATTTAATACTATGGATTTATTAGCTTCCTTCTTTTTCTGCTCCATCGCATTGATTTCTATTCAACAAATGTTAGCTAATAGTAAAGATGACGAAGCCCCCCTAGATTTTCAAAAAATCAACAAAAAAGACAAACGTACTTTAATATTAGCTTTTGTTTTAGCTGCCATACTTCTTGGATGTATCTATTTTGGATTTACCCTATGTGCTTCTAGACATGCTGGTGTATTGGCTCATGTAAGTAAAGGACAAATTCTAGGAAAGATTTCTACTATTGTTCTTGGGAAAAATAGTTTATTAACTGGGATCTGTGTTTTTATTGCGTGTTTAACTACCGAAATTGCTTTGGTTGGAATTATTGCAGATTTTTTATCTCGCGTGATTTCCTCAAAACAAATGACATATTCTAATGCGGTAATCTTGACTTTGATACCCTCTTACTTCATTTCAATTTTAAATTTTGAAAATATTAGCTCCCTTCTATTACCTCTATTACAATTAAGTTATCCTGCATTAATTGCTTTAACATGTGGAACTATTGCGTATAAATTATGGAATTTTCGTCATGTACGAGCTTTGTTTTATTTAACATTCGCTTTTACAATTATTTCGCGATTAATAGGTTAA
- a CDS encoding DEAD/DEAH box helicase has product MILSSLSEFYDAARRYLAEHRQDITIDFSGNCYIIRIPDEDSPEGNWVSTLKFRDHNLTFASCSCPDGECCVHLMIAYLSIYDVHNWLPLHYKFAQSFWYALFLKFFLNQTQLLPEGNSRYSLSHQDVVCNISALSSKSYAHWLSIIQVATHPEVYTENAFPKSSLYRIAKYFFLCCESGARLDFTENRQGFPTQFTLQWEGIVLTGEILNFETLENIFPKINFSQTTFPGNYHDFSITQVHVSPKEAAIHFTKIPIQEDHENLPITQIGSVGYIAQSQYVLLPEKEATISINMLPFLDHEFKTKLLSFLHYEDEKRQIHYDIHLLRDSSISFSAYLHTPGDLNQGELIYPDFCYLPSQGLFTVTGLLSPQASFVVKADQVEEFLHDQGALIREPGFQVFTNHSPERQLTYAITQEGVLLFHYNPIGNSAVMNIHYGTWIYYAGQGFFLKNTSDSPVQDGLIVEAQDIPNFITDNEEFLLTIPNFFSSPPPLTNLIFEVRKASNSSLQLTPIFEGLEKENCRLFGPFLYWENHGFHLLPTHMQSLSLLPKNVSSEQIPEFIAQNFHNTRLVFTDPELCPPETFQLTLLAIQRPHPLSPLHLRLALTTNVGSVPIGSVLQAIKSRKSFAFTPAGFLNFQHCLFQFLQQFIAQKCQISEDTIIATVTDIFKLDALAPLSPHENIQASEADLTFFSQLKAACLPPIPQNLFSTDHQLRPYQNSGLLWLWFLYNHHLSGLLCDEMGLGKTHQAAALLDIVFHSAESTDRPKFLVVCPTSVLPHWEHILATHLPTVSIFSFHGPNKPENIPPTDIIITSYGTLRQNYAKFYKLSFTVAVFDEIHVAKNKTSQIHKILCRLNVQMKLGLTGTPVENNLLEFKGLLDIILPNYLPSDSLFKKLFTKTHNNTISEEMASSQDLLLKLTRPFILRRTKKLVLPDLPEKVESIIPCVLSPEQKKLYLATLKREKMQIQQLDSPEEQAINYLHVFALLNHLKQICNHPALFLKTPEKYREHESGKWNAFVRLLQDSLSSGYKVVIFSQYIHMIRIITLYLEEIGVKYASIQGKSLNRKEEIAYFASDPECRVFVGSLLAAGTGINLTAGNVVIMYDRWWNPAKENQALDRVHRIGQKNTVFIYKLMTEDTLEERIHYLIEKKVRLLDKVIATQDSNILHMLNKEDLLTILSYKDDRGDSSIGGSLE; this is encoded by the coding sequence ATGATTTTAAGTTCTTTATCTGAATTTTACGACGCAGCAAGAAGATATCTTGCTGAACATCGTCAGGATATTACCATAGATTTTTCAGGGAACTGCTACATTATCCGTATTCCCGATGAGGATTCCCCTGAAGGAAATTGGGTAAGCACCCTAAAATTTCGTGATCATAATTTAACTTTTGCCTCGTGTAGTTGTCCTGATGGAGAATGTTGTGTCCATTTAATGATTGCTTATTTATCTATTTATGATGTCCATAACTGGCTTCCTCTACACTACAAGTTTGCACAATCTTTTTGGTATGCACTATTTTTAAAGTTCTTTTTAAATCAAACACAATTACTCCCCGAAGGGAATTCTCGATATTCTTTATCTCATCAGGATGTGGTATGTAATATTTCCGCATTATCTTCAAAATCCTATGCACACTGGTTATCTATCATACAGGTAGCAACTCATCCCGAGGTATATACAGAAAATGCATTTCCAAAATCCTCTCTGTACCGCATAGCTAAATATTTTTTTCTCTGTTGTGAATCGGGAGCACGTTTAGATTTTACTGAAAATCGTCAAGGATTCCCTACGCAATTTACCCTACAATGGGAAGGAATCGTCTTAACAGGTGAGATCCTAAATTTTGAAACATTAGAAAATATCTTTCCAAAAATTAATTTCTCTCAAACAACATTCCCTGGAAACTATCATGACTTCTCTATAACACAGGTCCATGTCTCCCCAAAAGAAGCAGCCATCCACTTTACAAAAATACCTATCCAGGAAGATCACGAGAATTTGCCAATCACTCAAATTGGCTCTGTAGGCTATATAGCTCAATCTCAATACGTGCTTCTTCCTGAAAAAGAGGCAACTATTTCCATAAACATGCTTCCTTTTTTAGATCATGAGTTTAAAACAAAGCTACTATCCTTTCTTCATTACGAAGATGAAAAGCGTCAAATACACTACGATATTCACTTACTTCGAGATAGTTCTATTTCTTTCTCTGCTTATTTACATACTCCAGGAGATTTAAATCAGGGAGAACTAATTTATCCCGACTTTTGTTATCTACCTAGCCAAGGCTTATTTACTGTCACAGGCCTACTTTCTCCTCAAGCTTCTTTTGTAGTTAAAGCTGATCAAGTTGAAGAATTTTTACATGATCAGGGGGCATTAATTCGTGAGCCAGGATTCCAAGTATTTACGAATCATTCTCCCGAAAGACAGCTAACGTATGCTATTACCCAAGAAGGAGTCCTCCTTTTCCATTATAATCCTATTGGGAACTCTGCAGTGATGAATATTCACTATGGCACTTGGATCTATTACGCCGGCCAAGGATTCTTTTTAAAAAACACATCAGACTCACCAGTTCAAGATGGCCTAATCGTAGAGGCTCAGGATATCCCAAACTTCATTACAGATAATGAAGAATTTCTACTTACTATTCCCAATTTCTTTAGCTCTCCCCCTCCTTTAACTAATTTAATATTTGAAGTACGCAAAGCGTCGAACTCTAGTTTACAGCTTACTCCTATATTTGAAGGACTGGAAAAGGAAAACTGCCGATTATTTGGTCCTTTTCTTTATTGGGAAAATCATGGATTTCATTTACTTCCTACGCATATGCAGTCCCTATCTTTATTACCTAAAAATGTTTCATCTGAACAAATTCCAGAGTTTATAGCACAAAACTTTCATAACACCAGACTTGTATTCACCGACCCTGAGCTATGTCCTCCTGAAACCTTCCAATTGACTCTCCTAGCTATACAACGTCCTCATCCCCTATCTCCTCTACACTTGCGATTAGCACTAACGACGAATGTTGGTTCCGTCCCAATAGGAAGCGTGCTTCAGGCAATAAAAAGTAGAAAAAGCTTTGCTTTTACTCCAGCGGGCTTTTTAAATTTTCAACACTGTCTATTCCAATTTCTCCAACAGTTTATCGCACAAAAATGCCAAATTTCTGAGGATACTATCATTGCTACGGTTACAGATATTTTTAAATTAGATGCTCTAGCTCCCCTATCTCCTCATGAAAATATTCAAGCTAGCGAAGCAGATTTAACATTTTTCTCTCAGCTGAAAGCAGCGTGTTTGCCTCCAATTCCTCAAAATCTCTTCTCCACAGATCATCAACTCCGTCCGTATCAAAATAGCGGATTACTTTGGTTATGGTTTCTGTATAACCACCATTTATCGGGGCTTCTTTGTGATGAAATGGGACTAGGGAAAACACATCAAGCAGCAGCTCTGTTGGATATTGTTTTTCATTCTGCAGAAAGTACAGATCGACCTAAATTTCTTGTTGTCTGTCCTACAAGTGTACTTCCCCACTGGGAACACATATTAGCTACCCACTTACCTACAGTAAGTATTTTTTCATTTCATGGGCCTAACAAACCAGAAAACATTCCTCCGACTGACATTATTATTACCTCATATGGAACGTTAAGACAAAATTACGCTAAGTTTTATAAATTATCATTTACAGTAGCTGTTTTTGATGAAATCCATGTAGCAAAAAATAAAACAAGCCAAATTCATAAAATTCTTTGTCGCCTAAATGTGCAAATGAAGCTAGGACTCACAGGAACACCAGTAGAAAATAACCTTCTAGAATTTAAAGGTCTTTTGGACATTATTCTGCCTAATTATTTACCTTCTGATTCCTTGTTTAAAAAGTTATTTACAAAAACTCACAACAATACAATCAGTGAGGAGATGGCTTCATCTCAAGATTTGCTATTGAAACTTACGCGACCATTTATTTTACGTCGTACAAAAAAACTGGTTCTTCCCGATCTTCCTGAAAAAGTAGAATCTATTATTCCCTGTGTATTATCTCCAGAACAGAAAAAACTCTACCTTGCTACATTAAAACGAGAAAAAATGCAGATTCAACAATTAGATTCTCCAGAAGAACAAGCAATAAATTATTTACATGTATTTGCTTTATTGAATCACTTAAAGCAAATCTGTAATCACCCCGCGCTGTTTTTAAAAACTCCTGAAAAATATCGAGAGCATGAATCAGGAAAATGGAATGCATTCGTACGCCTTCTACAAGATTCCCTATCCTCAGGATACAAAGTTGTTATCTTTTCCCAATATATTCACATGATTCGTATTATTACACTATACCTGGAAGAAATTGGTGTTAAGTATGCTTCAATTCAAGGAAAATCATTAAATAGAAAAGAAGAAATTGCGTACTTCGCTTCGGATCCTGAATGCCGTGTATTTGTAGGTTCCCTACTAGCTGCGGGGACAGGAATTAATCTTACAGCGGGAAATGTAGTCATTATGTATGACCGTTGGTGGAATCCTGCCAAAGAAAATCAAGCATTGGATCGCGTACATAGAATAGGACAAAAGAATACTGTCTTTATTTATAAGCTCATGACCGAGGATACCCTAGAAGAACGCATTCATTACCTCATTGAAAAGAAAGTTCGTCTCCTAGATAAAGTAATTGCCACGCAAGATTCTAACATTCTTCATATGTTAAATAAAGAAGACCTCTTAACCATTCTCTCTTATAAAGACGACCGCGGTGATAGCAGCATTGGTGGATCTCTAGAATAA
- a CDS encoding phage holin family protein, protein MPFAKEAEVQRTCWKCEGSVSMHMPQCPYCSAFLQDPPVASGGFSSCHISFSEGSTKGETEDLFAVSSEDWEAVLSDQQSFQRPDEKTEMDWKWLQHWPLAALFLGSGLLAFALVILLFGNTEGLVLSWPKNRAYFYGIVGAICAYRGYYKLS, encoded by the coding sequence ATGCCATTCGCTAAAGAAGCAGAAGTGCAGCGCACATGCTGGAAATGTGAAGGTAGTGTGTCTATGCATATGCCCCAATGTCCCTATTGTAGTGCATTTTTGCAAGATCCTCCCGTAGCTTCTGGAGGATTTTCTTCTTGTCATATTTCTTTCTCTGAAGGTTCTACTAAGGGGGAAACAGAAGATTTGTTTGCAGTTTCTTCAGAGGATTGGGAAGCTGTTCTCAGTGATCAACAGTCTTTTCAAAGACCAGATGAAAAAACAGAAATGGATTGGAAGTGGCTACAACATTGGCCTCTTGCCGCTCTATTTTTAGGTTCTGGATTGTTAGCTTTTGCTTTAGTCATATTGTTATTTGGCAATACTGAAGGATTAGTACTTAGCTGGCCGAAAAATCGTGCATATTTTTATGGTATTGTCGGGGCGATATGTGCTTATCGTGGGTATTATAAGTTGTCATAG